The proteins below are encoded in one region of Oncorhynchus gorbuscha isolate QuinsamMale2020 ecotype Even-year linkage group LG01, OgorEven_v1.0, whole genome shotgun sequence:
- the spty2d1 gene encoding protein SPT2 homolog produces MDFENVLSIASQNQGLSSVPKRYSLQTGPPKKDPKVKGVNSAAVQAFLKKQEIESKKKEAMSMKKKEGLLAKRVELKSDRKARAMASRTKDNFRGYNGIPVVEEPKKRRSKGERGEEQQRSDTYDEDDEDTYEYAQTDSEPESEPDPEPQIPRQAVPNSKPSKRPSGPPKPAPLPMNFAELLKLAQKKQFEPVEVKAKPSKKGEPERLRTADEIRELDLERKAKRLDKGSRDSRPQERERDRDGDRDRNRDGRDKSQASSSSSRKSTSDRDVRNGKQPHKSLLERPVPSGSGRKPKPLLPSSSSSERSHHGSAKPSQDRDRDRDRERSKAKPSQSSSSSLSGALSRKAPTKGASSQVSAKNPTPRPTSTGHKPTATSDLNTTRKGNASLTPGRPGSSGMRPSTALSSVQARPQGLGQSRPQQGGSLGQARASQGSSVRGGPTGGPSRPGKGVPARPGGSSTARPPSNEQMRPTAVGPLRPGGPPQARPGGGGVQGRPGDGGVRPPGNALSRPGGGGPVPRRPASSMGSGPGRPKCTLVAETISSKTFGGGRGAPPSRPGMPPSRPGMPPSRPGMPPSRPGMPPSRPGMPPSRPGMQPSSMMRPQGTIRSPITSAYKRKYEDEEDEEYDSEMEDFIDDEGEDQDTVSKHIKEIFGYDRTKYKEESDYALKFMESSWRDQQKEEARSLRLGIKEDEEELRLEEEEMKKKMSMNAKRKKV; encoded by the exons ATGGACTTCGAAAATGTCTTGTCGATCGCCTCCCAAAACCAGGGCCTCAGTAGCGTACCG AAGCGGTACAGTTTACAAACTGGACCACCCAAAAAGGACCCTAAAGTGAAAGGTGTCAACTCAGCAGCTGTGCAGGCTTTCCTAAAGAAACAAGAGATTGAGAGTAAAAAGAAAG AGGCCATGAGTATGAAAAAGAAAGAGGGGCTTCTCGCCAAAAGGGTGGAGCTAAAGTCTGACCGGAAGGCTCGAGCGATGGCATCTCGAACCAAGGACAACTTCAGGGGCTACAACGGCATCCCTGTGGTGGAGGAACCCAAGAAGAGGAGATCAAAGGGGGAGAGGGGCGAAGAGCAGCAGAGGAGTGACACTTACGACGAAGATGACGAGGACACGTACGAATACGCGCAGACTGACTCTGAGCCCGAGTCAGAACCGGACCCGGAACCCCAGATACCCAGACAGGCTGTTCCCAACTCCAAGCCCTCAAAGAGACCCAGCGGACCGCCTAAACCCGCCCCTCTACCCATGAACTTTGCCGAGCTGCTCAAACTGGCCCAGAAGAAGCAGTTTGAGCCAGTGGAGGTGAAAGCCAAGCCGAGCAAGAAGGGAGAGCCGGAGAGGCTGCGGACGGCCGATGAGATACGTGAGCTGGACCTGGAACGCAAGGCTAAGCGGCTTGATAAAGGTAGCAGAGACTCCAGACCccaggagagagaacgagatagagatggggacagagatagGAACAGAGATGGAAGAGACAAATCCCAGGCCAGCTCAAGCTCCTCAAGGAAAAGCACTTCTGACAGAGATGTAAGGAACGGGAAGCAGCCACACAAGAGCTTGTTGGAGAGGCCCGTCCCCAGTGGGTCGGGGAGGAAGCCAAAGCCCCTGCTGCCATCTAGCTCGTCGAGCGAAAGAAGCCACCATGGTTCTGCCAAGCCGTctcaggacagagacagagaccgagataGAGAAAGGTCCAAAGCAAAACCTTCTCAGAGCTCCTCTTCCAGCTTGTCAGGTGCCTTAAGCAGAAAAGCCCCCACCAAAGGAGCCTCCTCTCAGGTCTCAGCCAAAAACCCCACACCCAGGCCCACTTCAACAGGCCACAAACCCACTGCCACAAGTGACCTTAACACCACCAGGAAGGGAAATGCCTCACTAACTCCAGGGCGACCCGGCAGCTCCGGGATGAGACCCAGCACAGCTCTGAGTTCCGTCCAGGCTAGACCACAGGGTTTGGGTCAAAGCAGGCCACAGCAAGGGGGCTCTTTGGGGCAGGCTCGAGCCAGCCAGGGCAGCTCAGTGAGGGGAGGACCCACTGGAGGACCCTCCAGGCCCGGAAAGGGAGTACCGGCACGACCTGGTGGTAGCTCCACGGCAAGACCACCGAGTAACGAACAGATGAGACCCACTGCAGTCggtcctctcaggccaggggggCCACCTCAGGCCAGGCCGGGTGGAGGTGGTGTCCAAGGTCGCCCTGGTGACGGGGGGGTCAGACCTCCAGGGAACGCACTCAGTCGGCCTGGGGGTGGGGGACCCGTGCCCAGGCGGCCAGCCAGCAGTATGGGCTCCGGGCCTGGGAGACCCAAATGCACTTTGGTGGCCGAGACCATCTCATCCAAGACCTTTGGTGGAGGCAGGGGAGCGCCACCTAGTAGGCCAGGCATGCCACCCAGTAGGCCAGGCATGCCACCTAGTAGGCCAGGCATGCCACCTAGTAGGCCAGGCATGCCACCTAGTAGGCCAGGCATGCCACCTAGTAGGCCAGGCATGCAGCCCAGCTCAATGATGAGACCTCAAG GCACGATTCGTTCACCAATCACCTCGGCCTACAAGAGGAAGTACGAggacgaggaggacgaggagtACGACTCTGAGATGGAGGACTTCATCGACGATGAAGGGGAGGACCAAGACACAGTCTCCAAACACATCAAGGAAATCTTTGGCTACGACCGGACCAA ATACAAAGAGGAGAGTGACTATGCATTAAAATTCATGGAGAGCAGTTGGAGAGACCAGCAAAAAGAGGAGGCTAGGAG